Part of the Bacillus sp. THAF10 genome is shown below.
AACCGGAGATGCTGATGGACTCTTCGTCTCCTTTCACATTAGCCGACCAGGAGGTTTCAAAGAGCAATGAAGCCCCGTTTTCAAATTTGATATAGGCGGTGACGTGGTCATCTACTTCAAAGCTTTCATGATCAAAACTGCCCCACTGATTCACTTGGCCAGGAACCTTACTCAATTCGTTGTACGTACTGCCCATTACCTCCACTGGCTTTGGATTTCCTAACAACCATAAAGAGAGGTCTAATAAATGGCAGCCGTAGTCAATTAAGCTTCCCCCACCTTGCAGCTCTTTGTTTGTAAACACTCCCCACCCAGGTACTTTACGGCGGCGAATGCCTTTGGCGCGGGCAACAATTGGACGGCCGATTTCCCCTTCTGTCACGACGCGTTTTCCGGCGATCGCTTCTTTCATAAAACGGTAATGATAGGCAATGGCAAGCTGCTTCTCATTATTTTTTGCAGCGGCAATCATCGCCTCGCACTCATCAGGTCGCATGGCCATTGGCTTTTCACAAAAAACGTGCAAGCCAGCTTCTAGAGCGGCAACCGAAATCTCTGCATGAAATTTATTTGGGGTACAAATCGTCACAGCATCCACATGAGCAAACATATCTGCATAGTGAGTATACACGTGAGGAATTCCAAAACGCTCGCCAACAGATTGCGCCGTTT
Proteins encoded:
- a CDS encoding Gfo/Idh/MocA family protein — its product is MKRIKMGIIGVGGIAQNRHIPTFLSMKDKVEIVAISDVNEETAQSVGERFGIPHVYTHYADMFAHVDAVTICTPNKFHAEISVAALEAGLHVFCEKPMAMRPDECEAMIAAAKNNEKQLAIAYHYRFMKEAIAGKRVVTEGEIGRPIVARAKGIRRRKVPGWGVFTNKELQGGGSLIDYGCHLLDLSLWLLGNPKPVEVMGSTYNELSKVPGQVNQWGSFDHESFEVDDHVTAYIKFENGASLLFETSWSANVKGDEESISISGLEGGVDLFPFHLNQVKHGMLLNTEADWIPGEDDPSLPQAQNFINSCLGLEELVVKPEQAMQVSQVIDAIYRSSETGRSVSL